CCGGTGCCGCGCGTGCTCGACCAGGGTGCCGACACGGCTGGGTCGTGGTTGGTGACGGCCGGGCTGCCGGGCGAGACAGCGGCCAGTGACCGCTGGAAGCGAGAGCCGGGCCTGGCAGTAACAGCGATCGGGGAGGGGCTGCGCGCGCTGCACGAGGCGCTGCCAGTCGCCGAATGCCCGTTCTCCTGGTCCGCGGCCGACCGGCTGGCGTCTGCGCACGCGTGCGCTCGCCAGGACCTGCTCGACCCGGCGAGGTGGCACCCCGATCATCGCCACCTCGACGTCGACGAGGCTCTCGGTCTGCTGGCGGATGTCCCCGACGCCGACGTGCTGGTGGTCTGCCACGGCGACAGCTGCGCGCCCAACACGCTCGTGGGCGAGGACGGCCGCTGCACCGGGCACGTGGACCTCGGCCGCCTCGGCGTGGCGGATCGCTGGGCGGATCTCGCGATCGCCACCTGGAGCACCGTCTGGAACTACGGGCCCGGGTGGGAAGGCCGGCTGCTCGACGCCTACGGCGTACGACCCGATCCGGATCGCACCCGCTACTACCGGCTCCTCTGGGACCTGACGCCCTGACCGCACCACGGCACAATCGGTCGACGAGCCAGGAGGTGGCGCGCATCGCGCAGCACCCGTTCGTCGACGTTGCTCCTCGGGCACCCGATGACTGCTCTGCAGAACGATGAGTGAT
This window of the Mycobacteriales bacterium genome carries:
- a CDS encoding aminoglycoside 3'-phosphotransferase: MLGPLLAGPPASDLPVPEVVLRIAAGRPVRPVWLNQLGGVTCEIVGDDGHWFVKWAPANSGLDLAAEAARLAWAAAYAPVPRVLDQGADTAGSWLVTAGLPGETAASDRWKREPGLAVTAIGEGLRALHEALPVAECPFSWSAADRLASAHACARQDLLDPARWHPDHRHLDVDEALGLLADVPDADVLVVCHGDSCAPNTLVGEDGRCTGHVDLGRLGVADRWADLAIATWSTVWNYGPGWEGRLLDAYGVRPDPDRTRYYRLLWDLTP